The following coding sequences lie in one Niabella agricola genomic window:
- a CDS encoding glucosamine-6-phosphate deaminase, which produces MELNIQQDKHALGRAAGAQTAQLIRNAIEQTGKANIILATGTSQFQTLEQLVKEDIDWGKVVMFHLDEYIGMPITHPASFRKYLKERFLDKVAPLKADHLINGEHDAEQERRHLNARIRQYPIDVALVGIGENGHLAFNDPPADFNTEEPYLIVNLDEQCRLQQMGEGWFAALEEVPVQAISMSVKQIMKSAHIICSVPDSRKARAIKNSVEQPVSPLYPASILQEHPSCRLYLDDASAALLAPALK; this is translated from the coding sequence ATGGAACTGAATATACAGCAGGATAAGCATGCCCTAGGAAGAGCAGCCGGAGCACAAACAGCGCAGCTCATCCGCAACGCCATTGAACAAACAGGAAAAGCAAATATCATCCTGGCTACCGGTACCAGCCAGTTTCAGACACTGGAACAACTCGTTAAAGAAGATATCGACTGGGGCAAAGTGGTTATGTTTCACCTCGATGAATACATCGGGATGCCTATTACCCACCCGGCCAGTTTCAGGAAATACCTTAAAGAACGTTTCCTGGATAAGGTAGCTCCTTTAAAAGCCGATCACCTCATCAACGGGGAGCATGACGCCGAGCAGGAGCGCCGGCATTTAAATGCACGCATCCGTCAATACCCCATCGATGTGGCCCTCGTGGGCATCGGGGAGAACGGGCACCTGGCTTTTAATGATCCTCCAGCGGATTTTAATACGGAAGAACCTTACCTCATTGTAAACCTGGATGAACAATGCCGCCTGCAGCAGATGGGCGAAGGCTGGTTTGCTGCCCTGGAAGAGGTGCCTGTACAGGCCATCAGCATGTCCGTAAAACAGATCATGAAATCGGCGCACATCATTTGTTCCGTGCCGGACAGTCGCAAGGCCCGGGCCATTAAGAACAGTGTGGAGCAGCCCGTGAGCCCGCTTTATCCGGCCAGCATCTTACAGGAACATCCTTCCTGCAGATTGTACCTCGATGATGCTTCCGCCGCTTTGTTAGCACCTGCATTAAAATAA
- a CDS encoding putative glycoside hydrolase, which yields MHHFIRYILLWQIAFPVYYLPAQDKAIAIPADGLPLAQIFDGRVPDPAVYHQHNNKVYFIWGANKPSGTGGIVTSKYFPSIRNPDRKRDIGWYQQHHPEWILYKADQATPAYGYIYDYGGLVPLDVSNPAVREYYLNEFILPAVQQGYRVVAMDNVDLGNWPGAVGRFTNGKWEQLYTGKKNDTTFQNNMIRWIQFLADRLHPLGVRVAANIKASSAEPETVLRMVHAADIWLDENGFTHTGKNVTGKAWERQRSFLEQIAATKGYISINQLNGTLDKADPEQLEWVIANFLLLRGPQSLLAPTGFERKAIYQEFHYRPELDINIGMPTGKPHKVQHVWIRSYQRGMVCVNPSPQDTATLRLPEGNWKTTSGMVARRTLQLAPGSGHVFIKDQAAK from the coding sequence ATGCATCATTTTATCCGTTATATCCTGTTATGGCAGATTGCATTTCCGGTGTATTATCTTCCGGCGCAGGATAAAGCAATAGCCATCCCGGCAGACGGCCTGCCACTGGCACAGATCTTTGACGGCAGGGTGCCGGACCCTGCTGTATATCATCAGCACAATAATAAAGTGTATTTTATATGGGGCGCCAACAAACCTTCCGGGACGGGTGGCATTGTAACCAGCAAATATTTTCCATCCATCCGCAACCCGGACCGGAAGCGGGACATCGGATGGTATCAACAACATCACCCGGAATGGATCCTGTATAAAGCAGACCAGGCAACACCGGCCTATGGGTATATTTATGATTACGGAGGGCTGGTACCGCTGGATGTTTCCAATCCTGCGGTACGGGAATATTACCTGAACGAATTTATCTTGCCCGCCGTACAACAGGGTTACCGCGTGGTAGCAATGGACAACGTGGACCTGGGCAACTGGCCCGGCGCCGTTGGCCGGTTTACAAACGGCAAATGGGAACAACTGTATACCGGTAAGAAGAACGATACGACGTTCCAGAACAATATGATCCGCTGGATACAATTTCTTGCAGACCGGCTGCACCCGCTGGGAGTACGCGTTGCTGCCAATATCAAAGCCAGTAGCGCCGAACCCGAAACAGTGTTGCGCATGGTGCATGCAGCAGACATCTGGCTGGATGAGAACGGCTTTACCCATACCGGCAAGAATGTAACCGGTAAGGCCTGGGAACGGCAGCGTTCCTTTTTGGAGCAGATAGCAGCAACAAAGGGATACATCTCCATCAACCAATTAAACGGCACCCTGGATAAAGCGGATCCCGAACAACTGGAATGGGTGATCGCCAACTTCCTGTTGCTGCGCGGACCGCAGAGCCTGCTGGCACCGACAGGCTTTGAGAGGAAAGCCATTTACCAGGAGTTCCATTACCGGCCGGAACTGGACATAAACATTGGCATGCCAACCGGGAAGCCGCATAAAGTACAACATGTTTGGATACGGTCGTATCAGCGAGGAATGGTTTGTGTGAACCCTTCACCGCAGGATACTGCAACGCTTAGGCTTCCGGAAGGGAACTGGAAAACGACCAGCGGCATGGTAGCGCGCAGAACCCTGCAACTGGCGCCCGGTTCCGGCCATGTATTTATAAAAGACCAGGCAGCCAAATGA